One genomic window of Ruminococcus gauvreauii includes the following:
- the rpoB gene encoding DNA-directed RNA polymerase subunit beta has product MEKNRIRPITTGKSMRMSYQRQKEVLEMPNLIEVQKDSYNWFLKEGLKEVFNDISPITDYSDKLSLEFVDFTLCEDDVKYSIEECKERDATYAAPLKVKVRLYNKENDEINEHEIFMGDLPLMTQTGTFVINGAERVIVSQLVRSPGIYYAIAHDKVGKTLYSSTVIPNRGAWLEYETDSNDIFYVRVDRTRKVPITVLIRALGVSTNAEIIELFGEEPKILASFTKDTSENYQEGLLELYKKIRPGEPLAVESAESLIMSMFFDPRRYDLAKVGRYKFNKKLMLKNRIAGHILAEDVIDTMTGEIIAEKGTEVTREMADSIQNAAVPFVWIQTEERNVKVLSSMMVDITNFVDVDPREVGVTELVYYPVLSRILEENDSLDDIKEAIKREIHDLIPKHITKEDILASINYNIHLEYGLGNDDDIDHLGNRRIRAVGELLQNQYRIGLSRLERVVRERMTTQDIEGISPQSLINIKPVTAAVKEFFGSSQLSQFMDQNNPLGELTHKRRLSALGPGGLSRDRAGFEVRDVHYSHYGRMCPIETPEGPNIGLINSLASYARINEYGFVEAPYRKIDKTDPKNPRVTDEVIYMTADEEDDFHVAQANEPLDENGYFVHKNVSGRYRDETQEYEKQMFDYMDVSPKMVFSVATALIPFLQNDDANRALMGSNMQRQAVPLMITEAPVVGTGMETKTAVDSGVCMTAKRAGTILRSTSKEIVIRYDDDASTETYHLTKFLRSNQSNCYNQKPIVFKGDHVEAGQVVADGPSTSQGELALGKNPLIGFMTWEGYNYEDAVLLSERLVQEDVYTSIHIEEYEAESRDTKLGPEEITRDVPGVGDDALKDLDERGIIRIGAEVRAGDILVGKVTPKGETELTAEERLLRAIFGEKAREVRDTSLKVPHGEYGIVVDAKVFTRENGDELSPGVNQAVRIYIAQKRKISVGDKMAGRHGNKGVVSRVLPVEDMPFLPNGRPLDIVLNPLGVPSRMNIGQVLEIHLSLAAKALGFNIATPVFDGANEDDIMDTLDLANDYVNLSWEEFSEKHKDELLPEVYEYLDENREHRELWKGVPISRDGKVRLRDGRTGEYFDSPVTIGHMHYLKLHHLVDDKIHARSTGPYSLVTQQPLGGKAQFGGQRFGEMEVWALEAYGASYTLQEILTVKSDDVIGRVKTYEAIIKGDNIPEPGIPESFKVLLKELQSLGLDVKVLKEDQTEVEIMETVDYGETDLRSIIEGDKGYSSDESYGEYGFSKQEFAGEELIDVEEPEEEEEMIDLEETLDEE; this is encoded by the coding sequence ATGGAGAAAAACAGAATACGTCCAATTACGACCGGGAAAAGTATGCGGATGAGTTACCAGAGACAAAAGGAAGTTCTGGAAATGCCCAACCTGATCGAGGTTCAGAAAGATTCATATAATTGGTTCCTGAAAGAAGGGTTAAAGGAAGTTTTTAATGATATCTCTCCGATTACCGACTACAGCGACAAGTTGAGCCTGGAGTTTGTTGATTTTACATTGTGCGAAGATGATGTCAAATATTCCATCGAAGAATGCAAAGAAAGAGATGCTACTTACGCCGCACCTTTAAAAGTAAAAGTTCGCTTATATAATAAAGAAAATGACGAGATTAATGAACACGAGATATTCATGGGCGATCTGCCTTTGATGACGCAGACAGGTACTTTTGTTATCAATGGTGCTGAACGTGTTATCGTCAGCCAGTTAGTACGTTCCCCTGGTATTTACTATGCCATCGCACATGATAAAGTTGGTAAGACACTGTATTCATCCACCGTTATCCCGAACAGGGGCGCGTGGCTTGAGTATGAGACGGATTCCAACGATATTTTTTATGTACGTGTAGACAGGACCAGAAAGGTTCCGATCACAGTACTGATCCGTGCCCTTGGAGTGAGCACTAATGCCGAGATCATAGAATTATTTGGTGAAGAGCCGAAGATTCTGGCAAGTTTTACAAAGGACACCTCCGAAAACTATCAGGAGGGTCTGCTCGAATTATATAAAAAGATCCGACCGGGTGAACCGCTCGCAGTAGAGAGTGCGGAGAGCCTGATCATGAGTATGTTCTTCGATCCCAGAAGATATGATCTGGCGAAAGTTGGACGTTATAAATTTAATAAAAAACTGATGCTTAAAAACCGTATTGCCGGACATATCCTTGCTGAGGATGTCATCGATACGATGACAGGCGAAATTATCGCGGAAAAAGGCACAGAAGTTACGAGGGAAATGGCGGATTCCATCCAGAATGCAGCCGTTCCTTTTGTGTGGATTCAGACAGAAGAGCGTAATGTCAAAGTACTGTCAAGCATGATGGTAGATATTACGAACTTTGTCGATGTCGATCCCCGGGAAGTAGGGGTTACCGAACTCGTGTATTATCCGGTACTGTCGCGAATTCTGGAGGAGAATGACAGTCTCGACGATATCAAAGAGGCCATTAAGAGAGAGATTCATGATCTTATTCCGAAGCATATAACAAAGGAAGATATTCTTGCTTCTATTAACTATAATATTCATCTGGAATACGGTCTTGGTAATGACGATGACATCGACCATCTTGGAAACAGAAGAATCCGTGCGGTTGGTGAACTGCTCCAAAACCAGTACAGAATCGGTCTGTCCAGACTGGAGAGAGTGGTCCGCGAAAGAATGACTACACAGGACATCGAGGGGATTTCCCCGCAATCCCTGATCAATATCAAACCGGTTACAGCAGCGGTGAAAGAATTTTTCGGATCTTCACAGCTGTCGCAGTTCATGGATCAGAACAACCCTCTGGGAGAGCTGACGCATAAGAGGCGTTTGTCTGCACTGGGTCCCGGCGGTCTGTCGCGAGACAGGGCAGGATTCGAGGTTCGAGACGTTCACTACTCCCATTACGGAAGAATGTGTCCGATCGAGACGCCGGAAGGTCCGAATATCGGTCTGATCAATTCACTGGCATCTTATGCCCGTATTAATGAATACGGTTTTGTTGAGGCGCCATACAGAAAGATCGATAAAACAGATCCCAAAAATCCGCGTGTCACAGATGAAGTTATCTATATGACAGCGGATGAAGAAGATGATTTCCACGTTGCTCAGGCGAATGAGCCGCTCGATGAGAATGGATATTTTGTTCATAAGAATGTATCCGGCCGTTACAGAGATGAGACTCAGGAGTATGAAAAGCAGATGTTTGATTACATGGACGTATCTCCTAAGATGGTATTCTCCGTGGCAACAGCTCTGATTCCGTTTCTGCAGAATGATGATGCCAACCGCGCGCTGATGGGATCCAACATGCAGCGCCAGGCGGTACCGCTGATGATCACGGAAGCCCCTGTGGTTGGAACCGGTATGGAGACCAAGACGGCAGTTGACTCCGGTGTCTGCATGACGGCCAAGAGAGCGGGGACGATCCTGCGCTCAACATCCAAGGAGATTGTGATCCGCTACGACGACGATGCCAGCACAGAGACGTATCATCTGACGAAATTCTTACGAAGTAATCAGAGCAACTGTTATAACCAGAAACCGATCGTGTTTAAAGGAGATCATGTAGAGGCTGGTCAGGTTGTCGCAGACGGCCCGTCCACTTCCCAGGGGGAACTGGCACTCGGCAAGAACCCGCTGATTGGTTTTATGACATGGGAAGGCTATAACTACGAGGACGCTGTACTGCTCAGCGAGAGACTCGTACAGGAAGATGTCTACACATCCATTCATATAGAAGAATACGAAGCAGAATCCAGGGATACCAAGCTGGGACCGGAAGAGATCACGAGGGATGTTCCGGGTGTCGGCGATGATGCGCTGAAAGATCTGGATGAACGCGGGATTATTCGTATTGGTGCGGAAGTCCGTGCCGGTGATATTCTGGTTGGTAAGGTGACTCCCAAGGGAGAGACTGAACTGACAGCAGAGGAGCGTCTGCTGCGTGCGATTTTCGGTGAGAAGGCGCGCGAGGTGCGTGATACCTCCCTGAAGGTTCCCCATGGGGAATACGGTATCGTTGTGGATGCCAAAGTGTTTACAAGAGAAAACGGGGATGAGCTCTCTCCTGGTGTGAATCAGGCTGTTCGCATTTATATCGCGCAGAAGAGAAAGATTTCCGTTGGTGATAAAATGGCCGGACGTCACGGTAACAAGGGTGTTGTTTCCCGTGTACTTCCGGTGGAAGATATGCCGTTTCTGCCAAACGGACGCCCGCTGGATATCGTACTGAATCCGCTGGGTGTACCATCACGTATGAATATCGGGCAGGTGCTGGAGATTCATCTGAGTCTTGCGGCCAAAGCCCTGGGATTCAACATTGCAACTCCGGTATTTGACGGAGCAAACGAAGACGACATCATGGATACGCTGGATCTGGCGAATGATTATGTGAATCTGAGCTGGGAAGAGTTCTCCGAAAAGCACAAAGATGAGCTGCTTCCGGAGGTTTATGAGTATCTGGATGAGAACAGAGAACACAGAGAACTGTGGAAGGGTGTTCCGATTTCCAGAGACGGAAAAGTCAGACTTCGTGATGGAAGGACCGGTGAATATTTTGACAGTCCGGTAACGATCGGACACATGCATTATCTGAAGCTTCATCACCTGGTAGATGACAAGATTCATGCACGTTCCACGGGACCATACTCGCTTGTTACGCAGCAGCCGCTGGGTGGAAAAGCTCAGTTCGGCGGACAGCGTTTCGGTGAGATGGAGGTTTGGGCCCTGGAAGCATACGGTGCATCATATACACTGCAGGAGATTCTGACAGTGAAGTCGGATGATGTCATCGGACGTGTGAAGACGTATGAGGCGATCATTAAAGGTGATAACATTCCTGAACCGGGAATTCCGGAATCATTTAAGGTTCTGCTCAAAGAGCTGCAGTCCCTGGGACTGGATGTCAAAGTGCTCAAGGAAGATCAGACGGAAGTCGAAATCATGGAGACCGTCGATTACGGTGAGACTGACCTGCGTTCTATTATCGAAGGAGACAAAGGATATTCATCCGATGAATCTTACGGGGAATATGGATTTTCCAAACAGGAATTCGCAGGGGAAGAGTTGATCGATGTGGAGGAACCTGAGGAAGAAGAGGAAATGATTGACCTGGAAGAAACTCTTGACGAAGAGTAG
- the rplL gene encoding 50S ribosomal protein L7/L12: MAKLTTAEFIEAIKELTVLELNDLVKACEEEFGVSAAAGVVVAAAGAGDAAAAEEKDEFDVELAEVGPNKVKVIKVVREATGLGLKEAKELVDGAPKVIKEAAAKAEAEELKAKLEAEGAKVNLK; encoded by the coding sequence ATGGCAAAATTAACAACAGCTGAATTTATTGAAGCTATTAAAGAGTTAACTGTATTAGAGTTAAACGATCTGGTAAAAGCATGTGAAGAAGAATTTGGTGTGTCTGCAGCAGCAGGTGTAGTAGTGGCAGCAGCAGGTGCAGGTGATGCAGCAGCAGCTGAAGAGAAAGATGAGTTTGATGTAGAACTTGCAGAAGTTGGACCAAACAAAGTTAAAGTTATCAAAGTAGTTCGTGAAGCTACAGGACTTGGTCTGAAAGAAGCCAAAGAGCTTGTTGACGGAGCTCCGAAAGTGATCAAAGAAGCTGCAGCAAAAGCTGAGGCTGAAGAACTCAAAGCAAAACTGGAAGCTGAAGGTGCTAAAGTTAACCTGAAATAA
- the rplJ gene encoding 50S ribosomal protein L10, which produces MAKVELKQPIVEEIANSIKDAQAVVLVNYSGLTVEQDTILRKELREAGIQYKVYKNTMMNFAFKGTDCESLAEHLHGTNAIAISREDATAPARILAKYAKMYPALEMVAGVIEGNYNDQAGMQALASVPSREELLGKLLGSIQSPITNFARVLNQIAEAGQPAAAEE; this is translated from the coding sequence ATGGCAAAAGTAGAACTGAAACAACCGATCGTAGAAGAAATTGCAAACAGCATTAAAGACGCTCAGGCAGTCGTACTGGTAAATTACAGCGGACTTACCGTTGAGCAGGATACAATTCTTCGTAAGGAATTAAGGGAAGCGGGCATTCAGTACAAAGTGTACAAGAATACCATGATGAATTTTGCATTCAAGGGAACAGATTGTGAAAGCCTTGCAGAACATCTGCACGGAACAAACGCAATTGCAATTTCCAGGGAAGATGCAACGGCTCCGGCAAGAATTCTGGCTAAATACGCAAAAATGTACCCGGCTCTGGAAATGGTTGCAGGTGTAATTGAAGGCAATTACAATGATCAGGCTGGCATGCAGGCTCTTGCAAGCGTTCCTTCAAGAGAAGAACTGCTTGGAAAACTGCTTGGAAGCATTCAGTCTCCGATCACGAACTTCGCTCGTGTGCTTAATCAGATTGCTGAAGCAGGACAGCCTGCAGCTGCAGAAGAGTAG
- a CDS encoding HIRAN domain-containing protein: protein MSVKGGKDYLYLIWKSEKSRKQYIVGQLTKNSQYEFRYCEEVESAIADGFIPLLCFPDLNKVYKDDKLFSIFVSRLPDKRRKNIRDILNKYGLEEYDEYLLLKRSGARLPIDSLEFIDPILDMENDLTRIFYMAGVRHYLDCDGKDCSGAVEVTRGDEVYLKREPDNQYDQNAVQLLDVTGKVLGYVPRYYSAGVAGSSPSRSESYGGVKFCK from the coding sequence ATGTCAGTTAAAGGCGGAAAAGATTATCTGTACTTGATTTGGAAATCAGAGAAGTCCAGAAAACAGTACATTGTTGGACAGTTAACTAAAAATAGTCAATATGAATTTCGATATTGCGAGGAAGTGGAATCTGCAATCGCTGATGGGTTTATTCCCTTGCTTTGTTTTCCTGATTTAAATAAGGTTTATAAAGATGATAAACTTTTCTCGATTTTTGTAAGTCGGTTGCCCGACAAAAGAAGAAAGAATATTCGTGATATTTTGAATAAATACGGACTCGAAGAATATGATGAGTATTTATTGTTAAAGAGAAGTGGTGCAAGGCTTCCGATTGACAGTCTTGAATTTATTGATCCGATTTTAGACATGGAGAATGATTTGACACGGATTTTTTACATGGCGGGAGTCAGGCATTATCTGGATTGTGATGGGAAGGATTGTTCCGGAGCCGTGGAGGTTACCAGGGGAGATGAAGTTTATCTAAAAAGAGAACCAGATAACCAATATGATCAGAATGCAGTACAGTTGTTAGATGTCACAGGAAAAGTACTGGGGTACGTTCCGAGATATTACAGTGCTGGGGTAGCAGGAAGCAGCCCCAGCAGGAGCGAAAGTTATGGAGGCGTAAAATTTTGTAAATAA
- a CDS encoding HipA domain-containing protein has translation MVIPENTCYHIRTNVLVFDFLIGNTDRHQSNWALIMENKVLRLSPLYDNSSSLCAYVKDSKIDQYLGNDQLLWKSLVNTKSRSLIRIGSKEKKQPTQLDVLKFLREKYYKETIDIVEKIETCVTEEAIGAILDKYKEILPKKKRDLILRFLLSKVQLMTGVYGKREG, from the coding sequence ATTGTAATACCAGAAAATACGTGCTACCATATAAGAACAAATGTTCTCGTTTTTGATTTTCTGATCGGCAATACAGATCGCCATCAAAGCAATTGGGCATTAATAATGGAAAATAAAGTACTTAGGTTAAGCCCATTATATGATAATAGTTCATCTCTTTGTGCATATGTTAAGGATTCAAAAATAGATCAGTATTTAGGAAATGACCAACTTTTATGGAAGTCTCTTGTGAATACAAAGTCAAGGTCTTTAATACGTATTGGGAGTAAGGAGAAGAAACAACCGACTCAGTTAGATGTACTAAAGTTTCTACGAGAAAAATATTACAAAGAAACAATTGATATTGTAGAAAAGATTGAGACGTGTGTGACAGAAGAAGCTATCGGTGCTATATTAGACAAATACAAGGAAATACTCCCAAAGAAAAAAAGAGATCTAATATTAAGATTTTTATTATCAAAAGTACAATTAATGACTGGAGTTTATGGAAAAAGGGAGGGGTAA
- a CDS encoding nucleoside recognition domain-containing protein, translated as MKEKHIVVEIKRNGRYDMLNVLWAAMILLGIAYGAATGRFPEVSEAALSSAKEAVTLAITMLGIMGLWSGIMEIATDAGILERMTRKMGPILSFLFPKIPKDHPARDHISTNMIANFLGLGWAATPAGLKAMEELANLDEDRRKGRIPGPVQSKGIASNEMCTFLIINISSLQLIPVNIIAYRSQYGSVNPTAIVGPAIAATLISTVVGVVFCKIMDRGRRT; from the coding sequence TTGAAAGAAAAGCATATAGTGGTAGAAATAAAACGAAATGGCAGATATGATATGTTGAATGTATTATGGGCGGCCATGATCCTTCTGGGAATTGCCTACGGCGCGGCTACCGGCCGCTTTCCGGAGGTTTCTGAAGCAGCGCTCTCATCGGCAAAGGAAGCGGTGACACTTGCGATTACCATGCTGGGAATCATGGGACTGTGGTCGGGCATCATGGAGATTGCGACAGACGCCGGAATTCTGGAACGCATGACCAGGAAAATGGGTCCGATACTGTCTTTTTTGTTTCCGAAGATACCGAAAGACCATCCGGCGAGGGATCATATTTCTACAAATATGATCGCCAATTTCCTGGGACTGGGGTGGGCTGCCACGCCTGCCGGATTAAAGGCTATGGAGGAGCTGGCAAATCTTGATGAGGACAGAAGAAAGGGAAGAATACCGGGGCCGGTACAGTCAAAGGGGATAGCCAGTAATGAAATGTGTACATTTTTGATCATTAATATTTCTTCTCTGCAGCTGATACCGGTAAACATCATCGCTTACAGGAGTCAGTATGGAAGCGTAAATCCCACGGCGATCGTTGGTCCGGCGATTGCCGCAACACTGATCAGTACGGTGGTAGGGGTTGTGTTTTGCAAGATTATGGATAGGGGACGGAGAACATAG